A single genomic interval of Labeo rohita strain BAU-BD-2019 chromosome 13, IGBB_LRoh.1.0, whole genome shotgun sequence harbors:
- the dld gene encoding delta-like protein D isoform X1 gives MGRLMIAALLCVMISQGFCSGVFELKLQEFLNKKGVTGNANCCKGSASEAQQCECKTFFRICLKHYQANVSPDPPCTYGGAVTPVLGSNSFQVPESFPDSSFSNPIQFSFGFTWPGTFSLIIEALHTDSNDDLSTENPERLISRMTTQRHLTVGEEWSQDLQVGGRTELKYSYRFVCDEHYYGEGCSVFCRPRDDTFGHFTCGERGEIICNSGWKGQYCTEPICLPGCDEDHGFCDKPGECKCRVGFSGKYCDDCIRYPGCLHGTCQQPWQCNCQEGWGGLFCNQDLNYCTHHKPCQNGATCTNTGQGSYTCSCRPGFTGDSCEIEVNECSGSPCRNGGSCTDLENTYSCTCPPGFYGKNCELSAMTCADGPCFNGGRCADNPEGGYFCQCPTGYAGFNCEKKIDHCSSNPCSNGAQCLDLVDSYLCQCPEGFTGTHCEDNIDECANYPCQNGGTCQDGLNDYTCTCPPGYTGKNCTSAVNKCVHNPCHNGATCHERDARYVCACIPGYGGRNCQFLLPENPKGQAVEGADKRYSYDEDDGAFPWTAVCAGIILVLLVLIGGAVLVVYIRLKLQQRSQQIDSHSEIETMNNLTNNCSRDKDLSVSVIGSTQVKNINKKVDFQSDAAGGEKNGFKSRYSLVDYNLVHELKPEDLGKEDSEKSEATKCEALDSDSQEKHRKHLKSDSSERKRTESLCKDTKYQSVFVLSEEKDECIIATEVS, from the exons ATGGGACGACTTATGATAGCTGCTTTGCTTTGTGTCATGATAAGCCAG GGGTTTTGTTCTGGGGTTTTCGAGCTAAAGTTGCAAGAGTTTCTTAACAAGAAAGGGGTGACAGGCAACGCAAACTGCTGCAAAGGATCCGCATCAGAGGCTCAGCAATGCGAATGCAAAACCTTTTTTAGGATTTGCCTGAAACATTACCAAGCCAATGTATCTCCAGATCCTCCATGCACCTACGGTGGCGCAGTTACCCCAGTGCTCGGATCAAACTCCTTCCAAGTTCCCGAGAGCTTTCCTGACAGCTCCTTCTCCAACCCCATTCAGTTCTCATTCGGATTCACATGGCCG GGAACGTTTTCGCTGATTATCGAAGCGTTGCACACCGATTCCAACGACGATCTGTCCACAG AAAACCCAGAGCGTCTCATCAGTCGTATGACCACCCAAAGGCACCTAACGGTGGGCGAGGAATGGTCCCAGGACCTACAGGTTGGTGGGAGGACCGAGCTGAAGTACTCGTACAGATTCGTTTGTGACGAGCATTACTACGGCGAGGGCTGCTCGGTCTTCTGCCGTCCCCGCGACGACACTTTCGGCCACTTCACCTGCGGAGAGCGCGGAGAAATTATCTGCAACTCCGGATGGAAAGGACAGTACTGCACAGAAC CAATCTGTCTTCCGGGATGTGATGAAGACCATGGGTTTTGCGACAAACCTGGTGAATGCAA ATGCAGAGTGGGATTCAGTGGAAAGTATTGTGACGACTGCATCCGCTATCCGGGCTGCTTGCATGGCACCTGCCAACAGCCATGGCAATGCAACTGCCAAGAGGGTTGGGGAGGCCTCTTCTGTAACCAAG ATCTCAATTACTGCACACATCACAAACCCTGCCAGAATGGGGCCACTTGCACCAACACTGGCCAGGGAAGCTACACCTGCTCCTGCAGACCTGGTTTCACTGGGGACAGCTGTGAGATTGAGGTCAACGAATGCTCTGGCAGCCCGTGCAGAAACGGAGGCAGTTGCACT GATCTtgaaaacacctacagctgcaCGTGTCCTCCTGGTTTCTATGGAAAAAACTGCGAGCTGAGCGCCATGACTTGCGCTGACGGTCCCTGCTTCAACGGTGGACGCTGTGCAGACAACCCCGAAGGAGGATACTTCTGTCAGTGCCCGACAGGCTACGCTGGATTCAACTGTGAAAAGAAGATTGATCACTGCAGCTCCAACCCTTGCTCAAATG GGGCTCAGTGTCTAGATCTTGTGGACTCCTATCTCTGTCAGTGTCCTGAGGGTTTCACTGGAACTCATTGTGAAGACAACATCGATGAGTGTGCCAACTATCCCTGCCAGAATGGCGGCACGTGCCAAGATGGACTCAACGACTATACATGTACCTGTCCGCCTGGATACACTGGGAAGAACTGCACCTCTGCGGTCAACAAGTGTGTCCACAATCCGTGCCACAACGGTGCAACTTGTCACGAGAGGGACGCACGCTATGTGTGCGCTTGCATCCCAGGTTACGGAGGACGCAACTGTCAGTTCTTGCTCCCAGAGAACCCAAAGGGACAAGCCGTTGAGGGAGCCGACAAAAGATACTCTTATGATGAGGACGATGGCGCCTTTCCTTGGACGGCGGTTTGCGCTGGGATTATATTAGTGCTTTTAGTCTTGATCGGCGGCGCCGTCTTGGTCGTCTACATCCGTCTTAAATTGCAGCAGAGGAGCCAGCAGATCGATAGCCATAGTGAAATCGAGACCATGAACAACCTAACCAACAACTGCAGCCGAGACAAGGACTTGTCCGTAAGCGTCATCGGATCCACACAGGTGAAGAACATCAACAAGAAAGTGGACTTTCAGAGCGACGCTGCAGGCGGGGAAAAAAACGGATTCAAATCACGTTACTCGCTAGTGGATTACAATCTTGTTCATGAGCTGAAGCCGGAGGATTTGGGAAAAGAGGACTCTGAGAAGAGCGAAGCGACTAAATGCGAAGCTCTCGATTCAGACTCTCAAGAGAAACACAGAAAGCatttaaaaag tgaTTCTTCAGAGAGGAAACGTACAGAATCTTTGTGCAAAGACACAAAGTACCAGTCAGTCTTCGTTTTATCAGAGGAGAAGGATGAATGTATTATTGCAACCGAGGTAAGCTGA
- the fam120b gene encoding constitutive coactivator of peroxisome proliferator-activated receptor gamma, producing the protein MGVKGLQNFMETCCPDTCVPVDLKQMAVNHVKAHPDSTATVVVDGMACLRYWYRCQAWVYGGQWQEYMHILQEFVDAFTSAGIRLVFIFDGTVEEQKRAEWVKRRLRVNKDIARIFQHIKTHAQQPNSRDLFCLPSGLATFSGFALKSLGQETRISTREGDYEISDYALSHNCMGILGQDTDFVIYNTVPYLSINKLNLNNMTTVLFSRERLCQVLKLHMSDLPLLACLLGNDIVPEQQMQRLRSNALTSYRKKHMQVQGDKVYAVADFINAHHPSSEGTFGVSSLPLVEAEKEALEKGIRLYLLPGQTSAWLESGCSVPESMCLMGKYLPADILQAVLEKHTRAECFLLYNVLYDGVVECSNTLEDEDEVEIPPQAVLYLPVRERIYGLLLPVQPDGSTQTLSVKEWFVFPGNPLKEPTRVTPKPLNNLKGPLDLMALWFRTDPEVKAVQASTLLDVFDLYEFAEELKCFDSPLIAVICLVTYIAIQVRQLSLEDVDAYLSQAVCVRFKSFREMQQLRTPVVDPRAVQLGSLFVRGLTYLIAANSACGFPFPMGELMPWKTFDGLLFHSKYLQAHSGCPKEELLEGNPSWMSLFMPVRELVLETCRRRGVPVHSRPRRLQHRDVRAVETDDLRRERRPQLHHSTHQEFRQQPRASSHYQHGYRPRHPKRGRYHLAPRWPHSQN; encoded by the exons ATGGGTGTGAAGGGCTTACAGAACTTTATGGAGACATGCTGCCCAGACACTTGTGTCCCCGTGGACCTGAAACAGATGGCAGTCAATCATGTCAAAGCCCATCCGGACAGCACTGCCACAGTAGTAGTGGATGGAATGGCCTGTTTAAGATACTGGTATCGCTGTCAAGCTTGGGTCTATGGCGGCCAGTGGCAAGAATATATGCATATCCTTCAAGAATTTGTGGATGCGTTCACATCCGCAGGCATACGCTTAGTCTTTATCTTCGACGGGACGGTTGAGGAACAAAAGCGGGCAGAGTGGGTGAAGAGGCGGCTCAGAGTCAACAAAGACATTGCGAGAATATTTCAGCACATTAAGACTCACGCTCAGCAGCCGAACAGCAGAGACCTTTTCTGCCTTCCCTCCGGACTGGCAACCTTCTCAGGATTTGCCCTCAAAAGCCTCGGCCAGGAAACACGGATCTCTACGCGCGAAGGAGATTATGAGATTTCCGACTACGCCTTGTCTCACAACTGCATGGGCATCCTTGGTCAAGATACAGACTTTGTGATCTACAACACGGTTCCGTATCTGTCCATCAATAAACTCAATTTAAACAACATGACAACAGTGCTGTTCTCCAGAGAGCGGTTATGCCAAGTTTTGAAGCTTCATATGAGTGACCTCCCTCTCTTGGCTTGTTTGTTGGGCAATGACATCGTGCCTGAGCAGCAAATGCAGCGTCTGCGCAGCAATGCTTTGACATCATATCGAAAGAAACACATGCAAGTTCAGGGAGACAAGGTCTACGCTGTTGCAGACTTCATTAACGCTCATCATCCCAGCAGTGAGGGAACATTTGGTGTTTCCTCACTTCCGTTAGTTGAAGCAGAGAAAGAAGCTTTAGAAAAAGGCATACGCTTATATTTGCTTCCAGGCCAAACATCCGCTTGGTTAGAAAGCGGCTGTTCCGTTCCTGAGTCCATGTGTTTGATGGGCAAGTATTTACCGGCTGACATATTACAG GCAGTGCTAGAAAAGCACACACGGGCAGAGTGTTTCCTGCTCTATAATGTGTTATATGATGGAGTCGTGGAGTGCAGTAACACTCTGGAAGATGAGGATGAGGTGGAGATACCACCGCAGGCCGTCTTATATCTGCCTGTCCGAGAACGCATCTACGGCCTTTTACTGCCAGTGCAGCCAG ATGGTTCTACTCAGACTTTGTCAGTCAAAGAATGGTTCGTGTTTCCAGGAAACCCACTGAAGGAGCCAACCAGAGTCACTCCAAAACCCCTTAACAATCTAA AAGGGCCCCTTGATCTGATGGCTCTGTGGTTTAGGACGGACCCAGAGGTGAAAGCAGTCCAAGCATCAACACTCCTGGATGTCTTTGACCTGTATGAGTTTGCTGAAGAGCTGAAGTGCTTTGACAGCCCTTTGATTGCTGTGATTTGTCTTGTAACCTACATCGctattcag GTGAGACAGCTTTCCCTGGAAGACGTAGATGCATATCTAAGCCAAGCTGTTTGTGTCAGATTCAAATCCTTCAGAGAAATGCAACAGCTTAGG ACCCCTGTTGTGGACCCCAGGGCCGTTCAACTCGGCTCTCTCTTTGTACGGGGTCTGACCTACCTCATCGCAGCCAACAGTGCTTGTGGTTTCCCTTTCCCAATGGGTGAGCTCATGCCGTGGAAGACCTTTGATGGCCTGCTCTTTCATTCAAAGTATCTGCAAGCCCACTCAGGCTGTCCGAAAGAGGAGCTTCTTGAAGGAAAT CCTTCTTGGATGTCTTTGTTCATGCCCGTCAGAGAGCTGGTGCTGGAAACCTGCAGGAGGCGCGGCGTCCCCGTCCACAGCCGACCACGCAGACTACAACACAGAGATG TGAGAGCCGTGGAGACTGATGATCTGCGTCGAGAAAGACGACCCCAGCTCCATCACAGCACACACCAGGAGTTCAGACAGCAGCCCAGAGCTTCATCACACTACCAGCACG GTTATAGACCAAGACATCCAAAGAGAGGAAGGTATCACCTAGCACCTCG atgGCCCCATTCTCAAAACTAA
- the dld gene encoding delta-like protein D isoform X2 has translation MGRLMIAALLCVMISQGFCSGVFELKLQEFLNKKGVTGNANCCKGSASEAQQCECKTFFRICLKHYQANVSPDPPCTYGGAVTPVLGSNSFQVPESFPDSSFSNPIQFSFGFTWPGTFSLIIEALHTDSNDDLSTENPERLISRMTTQRHLTVGEEWSQDLQVGGRTELKYSYRFVCDEHYYGEGCSVFCRPRDDTFGHFTCGERGEIICNSGWKGQYCTEPICLPGCDEDHGFCDKPGECKCRVGFSGKYCDDCIRYPGCLHGTCQQPWQCNCQEGWGGLFCNQDLNYCTHHKPCQNGATCTNTGQGSYTCSCRPGFTGDSCEIEVNECSGSPCRNGGSCTDLENTYSCTCPPGFYGKNCELSAMTCADGPCFNGGRCADNPEGGYFCQCPTGYAGFNCEKKIDHCSSNPCSNGAQCLDLVDSYLCQCPEGFTGTHCEDNIDECANYPCQNGGTCQDGLNDYTCTCPPGYTGKNCTSAVNKCVHNPCHNGATCHERDARYVCACIPGYGGRNCQFLLPENPKGQAVEGADKRYSYDEDDGAFPWTAVCAGIILVLLVLIGGAVLVVYIRLKLQQRSQQIDSHSEIETMNNLTNNCSRDKDLSVSVIGSTQVKNINKKVDFQSDAAGGEKNGFKSRYSLVDYNLVHELKPEDLGKEDSEKSEATKCEALDSDSQEKHRKHLKSDSSERKRTESLCKDTKYQSVFVLSEEKDECIIATEV, from the exons ATGGGACGACTTATGATAGCTGCTTTGCTTTGTGTCATGATAAGCCAG GGGTTTTGTTCTGGGGTTTTCGAGCTAAAGTTGCAAGAGTTTCTTAACAAGAAAGGGGTGACAGGCAACGCAAACTGCTGCAAAGGATCCGCATCAGAGGCTCAGCAATGCGAATGCAAAACCTTTTTTAGGATTTGCCTGAAACATTACCAAGCCAATGTATCTCCAGATCCTCCATGCACCTACGGTGGCGCAGTTACCCCAGTGCTCGGATCAAACTCCTTCCAAGTTCCCGAGAGCTTTCCTGACAGCTCCTTCTCCAACCCCATTCAGTTCTCATTCGGATTCACATGGCCG GGAACGTTTTCGCTGATTATCGAAGCGTTGCACACCGATTCCAACGACGATCTGTCCACAG AAAACCCAGAGCGTCTCATCAGTCGTATGACCACCCAAAGGCACCTAACGGTGGGCGAGGAATGGTCCCAGGACCTACAGGTTGGTGGGAGGACCGAGCTGAAGTACTCGTACAGATTCGTTTGTGACGAGCATTACTACGGCGAGGGCTGCTCGGTCTTCTGCCGTCCCCGCGACGACACTTTCGGCCACTTCACCTGCGGAGAGCGCGGAGAAATTATCTGCAACTCCGGATGGAAAGGACAGTACTGCACAGAAC CAATCTGTCTTCCGGGATGTGATGAAGACCATGGGTTTTGCGACAAACCTGGTGAATGCAA ATGCAGAGTGGGATTCAGTGGAAAGTATTGTGACGACTGCATCCGCTATCCGGGCTGCTTGCATGGCACCTGCCAACAGCCATGGCAATGCAACTGCCAAGAGGGTTGGGGAGGCCTCTTCTGTAACCAAG ATCTCAATTACTGCACACATCACAAACCCTGCCAGAATGGGGCCACTTGCACCAACACTGGCCAGGGAAGCTACACCTGCTCCTGCAGACCTGGTTTCACTGGGGACAGCTGTGAGATTGAGGTCAACGAATGCTCTGGCAGCCCGTGCAGAAACGGAGGCAGTTGCACT GATCTtgaaaacacctacagctgcaCGTGTCCTCCTGGTTTCTATGGAAAAAACTGCGAGCTGAGCGCCATGACTTGCGCTGACGGTCCCTGCTTCAACGGTGGACGCTGTGCAGACAACCCCGAAGGAGGATACTTCTGTCAGTGCCCGACAGGCTACGCTGGATTCAACTGTGAAAAGAAGATTGATCACTGCAGCTCCAACCCTTGCTCAAATG GGGCTCAGTGTCTAGATCTTGTGGACTCCTATCTCTGTCAGTGTCCTGAGGGTTTCACTGGAACTCATTGTGAAGACAACATCGATGAGTGTGCCAACTATCCCTGCCAGAATGGCGGCACGTGCCAAGATGGACTCAACGACTATACATGTACCTGTCCGCCTGGATACACTGGGAAGAACTGCACCTCTGCGGTCAACAAGTGTGTCCACAATCCGTGCCACAACGGTGCAACTTGTCACGAGAGGGACGCACGCTATGTGTGCGCTTGCATCCCAGGTTACGGAGGACGCAACTGTCAGTTCTTGCTCCCAGAGAACCCAAAGGGACAAGCCGTTGAGGGAGCCGACAAAAGATACTCTTATGATGAGGACGATGGCGCCTTTCCTTGGACGGCGGTTTGCGCTGGGATTATATTAGTGCTTTTAGTCTTGATCGGCGGCGCCGTCTTGGTCGTCTACATCCGTCTTAAATTGCAGCAGAGGAGCCAGCAGATCGATAGCCATAGTGAAATCGAGACCATGAACAACCTAACCAACAACTGCAGCCGAGACAAGGACTTGTCCGTAAGCGTCATCGGATCCACACAGGTGAAGAACATCAACAAGAAAGTGGACTTTCAGAGCGACGCTGCAGGCGGGGAAAAAAACGGATTCAAATCACGTTACTCGCTAGTGGATTACAATCTTGTTCATGAGCTGAAGCCGGAGGATTTGGGAAAAGAGGACTCTGAGAAGAGCGAAGCGACTAAATGCGAAGCTCTCGATTCAGACTCTCAAGAGAAACACAGAAAGCatttaaaaag tgaTTCTTCAGAGAGGAAACGTACAGAATCTTTGTGCAAAGACACAAAGTACCAGTCAGTCTTCGTTTTATCAGAGGAGAAGGATGAATGTATTATTGCAACCGAG gtGTAA